DNA from Krasilnikovia cinnamomea:
GACGTCAGTACGTGGAAGTACATCGGCGTGGGGGCTACGCCGCTGGAAAACCCGTTCCGCACCAACGCGGTGCTCCAGGTCTGGATCAACGACGACAATTCGCGTACCGGCAGCGGCCAGTTCGACTGCCGCTCGTCCTACTGGCCGGTGGGCGACCCCCGGGAGTCGTAGGGTGCGATTCAGGTAACAGCCGTGCGATGGTTGGTGGCGCGATGCCACCCTCCATCGCACGTCATGGTACCTGCCGACAACTACGTCCGGGCTGGTCAAGCGGCATGTTCGTACTCGTGGAGCATGCCGTCGAGGCAATCGTGTCGGTGGATGTTCAAGCGGGCGAGCCGGTCTGGGGCGGTGATCGGTTTGGGCAGTAGGGTCAGTGGCCGGTCATTCGCGAGGCATTGGTGCGCCTGGTGGGTGTTGCGCGGCATCCGGGCACCGCTGTTGAGGTGCTTCCGCCGTGCGGCTGCCGCGGACCGTTCCTGAGACGCCTCGTCTCGTTGTCACTGAGAATCTCTCGCGTGGTGATGCTCCTATGGATTTCAAGCTGAGAGTTGAAGATCGTTTGAGGTGATGAGCTGGTAGAGCTCACGGGCGACGTAGCGTTTGAGGCAGCGGATGATCTCTTTCTTGGACATGCCTTCCTTGGTGCGTCGTTCGGCGTAGGCGCGGGGCCCCTTCGTCGAACTCGACCCGAAGTCCGCGGCCTGTCTCCTCAACTGTCGCAACAACATGGCTCGGAATGAGTCCACGGAGCGCGTCGGCCAACCCCAACTGCTTGGGGGCGATCATGCCTGCCGACGTCTCCACGGTAGGGAGGACATCGCAGTTGAAGACCGGCATGTCCGCCGCCGTAGGTCCATCGAATCGCAGTTGTACATAGTCCATGACGAACTCGACTGAGTAGAGGCGAAAGCCGACGAGACGACCCAACAACCCGTTGGGCACGTAGGTGGAGCGTTCTGACGACATGCACCCACCGTGCCTGGATCTTGCCGACACACGTACTCCGTACTCAACCCGCCAGTTCCGAGTACCATCAACACGCGAAGCCGATCACCGAGCGTGACGGCGAGCGCTATCGGTGCGCACGGAGAGCGGCAGATCCGGATAGTGGCTGCCGCTCGTCATCGGGGTTAGTCATGGTGAGCTGTCATGGTCATCAGCGGGTGCGGTGGACCGCAACGCGCGAAGGCACGTCGCGGCGAGCCGGGCTGGACTCGACCGCAGTCGATCTGCACAATCCTCACGTGATCACAACGGTCGAGTTCGATCGCGTTCAGCACCTCATCCGAGTCCCTGTTCAGATCAGCGGCGACCGATACCGCTTCCTGGTTGATACCGGCATCGGCGTCACCGTCGTCTCCTCCCTGGTGGCCGCCCAGGTCGACGCCCAGGCGACAGGTGACACCTACACCGCCCGGCGCATGTCCGGGCAAGCCATCTCCTCCCCGCTCGTGCGACTACCACCGGCCGCGCTCGGCGGGTACACCGTAGACAGACACCTCGCCTGTGTCGCCGATCTCGGCGAGGTCGACGGCCCAGCCGGCTTCGCCGGCATCCTCGGGCTCGATTTCTTCCACCAACACACGATCACCATCGATCCAGACACATCCACCCTCACCGTGCAACCCGCCGACAGCTTCCCCGGCGACGGCTACCAGATCCCCCTCGACCTGCGCCGGGACGCGGCGTCGGTCGACCCGTTCGCGACCCTGGTGCTACCCAGCGGCCGCCAGATCCACGTGGAGATCGACACCGGTTCGGCGAACCTCATTCTCGACACCCGCCTCATGCCT
Protein-coding regions in this window:
- a CDS encoding retropepsin-like aspartic protease gives rise to the protein MPTHVLRTQPASSEYHQHAKPITERDGERYRCARRAADPDSGCRSSSGLVMVSCHGHQRVRWTATREGTSRRAGLDSTAVDLHNPHVITTVEFDRVQHLIRVPVQISGDRYRFLVDTGIGVTVVSSLVAAQVDAQATGDTYTARRMSGQAISSPLVRLPPAALGGYTVDRHLACVADLGEVDGPAGFAGILGLDFFHQHTITIDPDTSTLTVQPADSFPGDGYQIPLDLRRDAASVDPFATLVLPSGRQIHVEIDTGSANLILDTRLMPECGIQPDDPNVTTRTGTDETGHDWTRHWATVHGDVYLAAAPQTAQTAARVQFQDIIHDGLVGTDYLHRYRVTIDLSSSRLILHPRP